A window of Corticium candelabrum chromosome 3, ooCorCand1.1, whole genome shotgun sequence contains these coding sequences:
- the LOC134177584 gene encoding actin-like → MASRRLPTIIIDNGTGVLKAGLSGEEQHPAVVMHRSAIKCDIERHALAPVDLMDRPRSHLDFELLTEIWKDMTRQLKIDLSEHNIVLNESEMYIKSDISTMQEIMFEEFRTPGLYIGKESAFSLIWHRKPTGVIVDCGDYITSVVPFHNKHRLSNNCLLSYGGRNVTLKFFRSLSREGYDELDFSNRHHFEVLRKIKEEHGYSTIWRKNLKTKEQLQPLKVSCELVPRNQDSFFLPRCFYSFREAKGIQNAVFKAIKTQIDSVQQQLLESVLLCGGCTLLTSFADALALTTDDLKKFPKPVNVIKIKNREHSVWLGANKFAMKEECISQLKVTKEEHDEVGEHIYRKRSDNESAEASSRGERVRRDDVSREAISRGDRDVAAHLYFSSGTRIVSTFRYSLRLKNYFSLPRLIIDSRKTVSKAGLSGHNLRSTVKRQSPNTIDEVALSHNLSNLDRSQRRSVTNFDRLKEVSKQLVLKRYLQCEVVRC, encoded by the exons ATGGCAAGTCGACGTCTTCCGACAATAATTATCGACAACGGAACAGGCGTTTTGAAAGCTGGACTGAGCGGAGAAGAACAGCATCCTGCCGTGGTCATGCACCGTAGCGCTATCAAGTGTGACATTGAGCGTCATGCTCTTGCACCTGTAGATCTCATGGACCGACCTCGATCGCACCTAGATTTTGAATTGTTGACGGAA ataTGGAAAGACATGACAAGACAATTGAAAATCGATTTATCCGAACACAACATCGTCCTCAATGAAAGTGAAATGTACATCAAATCCGACATTTCAACAATGCAAGAAATTATGTTTGAAGAATTCAGAACGCCAGGACTCTACATTGGCAAGGAATCCGCGTTCTCACTCATTTGGCATCGCAAGCCGACCGGCGTTATTGTAGATTGCGGTGATTACATTACGTCTGTTGTACCCTTTCACAACAAACATCGTCTTTCGAATAACTGTCTACTTAGCTACGGCGGTCGGAATGTTACTCTGAAATTTTTCAGAAGTCTATCTAGAGAGGGATACGACGAGCTAGACTTTAGCAATCGTCAtcattttgaagtattgaGAAAGATTAAAGAGGAACATGGATATTCAACAATTTGGAGAAAAAATCTGAAAACAAAAGAGCAACTCCAACCACTGAAAGTTTCTTGTGAACTAGTACCCAGAAAC CAAG ATAGTTTCTTTCTGCCTCGGTGCTTCTACAGTTTTCGTGAAGCAAAAGGAATTCAAAATGCCGTCTTCAAAGCCATCAAGACACAAATCGACTCGGTACAACAACAGCTCCTCGAATCTGTGCTTTTGTGCGGTGGCTGCACTCTCTTGACATCGTTTGCAGACGCGCTTGCATTGACGACTGACGATCTTAAAAAGTTTCCAAAACCTGTCAACGTCATTAAGATTAAGAATCGTGAACACAGCGTTTGGCTTGGAGCAAATAAATTCGCGATGAAGGAGGAATGCATTAGTCAACTTAAGGTTACGAAAGAGGAGCATGATGAAGTGGGAGAGCACATTTATAGAAAAAGATCTGACAATGAATCGGCAGAGGCTAGTTCTAGAGGAGAACGGGTCCGTCGGGATGATGTATCCAGAGAGGCTATTTCTAGAGGAGACCGGGATGTCGCAGCGCACTTGTACTTCTCTAGCGGCACACGGA TCGTCTCGACATTCCGGTATTCTCTACGTCTTAAGAACTACTTTAGTCTTCCAAGGCTTATCATCGACAGCAGGAAGACTGTTTCAAAAGCTGGCCTCAGTGGACATAACCTGCGTTCGACAGTCAAAAGGCAAAGCCCTAATACGATCGATGAAGTTGCATTGAGTCACAATCTTTCAAATCTCGATCGAAGCCAACGACGCTCTGTTACAAATTTTGATCGTCTAAAAGAGGTGAGTAAACAGTTGGTGCTGAAACGATATTTGCAGTGTGAAGTAGTGAGATGTTAA